A stretch of Ferribacterium limneticum DNA encodes these proteins:
- a CDS encoding transglutaminase family protein, protein MSAVRYRVLHETRYDYGSAVSLSQQQLHLSPRVLEWQQVEEQRIDIEPVPTWRRDGRDAFGNPVTWMAFHAPHEMLFIRSVMVVAVTPHRPKVLADSLPWEKVRDRLAYDSTDPLPEDLDATRFLFESPHVRVKHELADYAADCFPPGRPVLVGAKALMAKIFHEFTFDPEATTVSTPVLEVLENKRGVCQDFAHLMIACLRALGLAARYVSGYLLTRPPPGKPRLIGADASHAWVSVYSPGSQEDGSDWVDFDPTNDLLPDTEHITLAFGRDFSDISPLRGIILGGGGTEPDVAVTVVPLDEEDIPDELLDEPDAAAKKA, encoded by the coding sequence ATGTCGGCTGTCCGTTACCGCGTCCTGCACGAAACCCGTTACGACTACGGCAGCGCCGTGTCCTTGTCGCAGCAGCAACTCCACCTGTCGCCGCGCGTTCTCGAGTGGCAGCAGGTCGAGGAGCAGCGCATCGACATCGAGCCTGTGCCCACCTGGCGGCGCGACGGGCGCGATGCCTTTGGCAATCCGGTGACCTGGATGGCTTTCCATGCCCCGCATGAAATGCTCTTCATTCGTTCGGTGATGGTGGTGGCCGTGACGCCCCACCGCCCCAAAGTGCTGGCGGACTCCCTGCCCTGGGAGAAGGTGCGCGACCGCCTGGCCTACGACTCGACCGACCCCTTGCCGGAAGATCTCGACGCGACGCGCTTCCTGTTCGAAAGCCCGCATGTCCGCGTCAAGCACGAACTGGCCGACTACGCGGCCGACTGCTTCCCGCCGGGCCGGCCGGTGCTGGTCGGCGCCAAGGCCTTGATGGCCAAGATTTTCCACGAATTCACCTTCGATCCCGAGGCGACCACGGTGTCGACGCCGGTGCTCGAAGTGCTTGAAAACAAGCGCGGCGTCTGCCAGGACTTCGCCCACCTGATGATCGCCTGCCTGCGTGCCTTGGGGCTGGCCGCCCGCTATGTCAGCGGCTACCTGCTGACCCGGCCGCCGCCGGGCAAGCCGCGCCTGATCGGTGCCGACGCCTCGCACGCCTGGGTCTCGGTCTATTCGCCGGGCAGCCAGGAGGACGGGAGCGACTGGGTCGATTTCGATCCGACCAACGACCTGCTGCCGGATACCGAGCACATCACCCTGGCCTTTGGCCGCGACTTCTCCGACATCTCGCCGCTGCGCGGCATCATCCTGGGCGGTGGCGGCACCGAACCCGATGTCGCGGTCACCGTCGTTCCGCTCGACGAGGAAGACATTCCCGACGAGCTGCTCGACGAGCCGGACGCTGCAGCGAAGAA